A stretch of Candidatus Symbiobacter mobilis CR DNA encodes these proteins:
- the ftsH gene encoding ATP-dependent zinc metalloprotease FtsH has protein sequence MNQSWLSKIVVWAVIGAVLFTVFKHFESRPSTGVAYLGYSDFLEEVRGKRIKSAVIQEGASGTEILAVTSDDRKIRTMATYLDRGLVGDLIANDVRFDVRAREEGSLLVTLLISWGPMLLLIGVWVYFMRQMQGGGKGGAFGFGKSKARLLDENANQVTFADVAGCDEAKEEVKEVVDFLKDPSKFTQLGGRVPRGVLLVGPPGTGKTLLAKSIAGEAKVPFFSISGSDFVEMFVGVGASRVRDMFDNAKKHKSCIIFIDEIDAVGRQRGAGLGGGNDEREQTLNQMLVEMDGFDTNAGVIVMAATNRPDILDSALLRPGRFDRQVYVTLPDIRGREQILNVHMRKLPLHANVDATIIARGTPGMSGADLANLCNEAALMAARRNARTVEMQDFEKAKDKILMGPERKSMVMPEEERRSTAYHESGHALIGKLLPKCDPVHKVTIIPRGRALGVTMSLPAQDRYSYDKEYMLNQISMLFGGRIAEEVFMHQMTTGASNDFERATQIARDMVMRYGMSEALGPMVYAENEGEVFLGRSVTKTTHMSEETMQKVDAEVRRIIDTQYALARKLIEDNDSKMHAMAKALLEWETIDSDQINDIMAGKEPRPPRETAPSGDTPCPDRPEGGDALPADSEPKTA, from the coding sequence TTGAACCAGTCTTGGCTCAGCAAAATCGTGGTTTGGGCGGTCATCGGGGCCGTGCTGTTCACCGTTTTCAAGCATTTCGAATCGCGACCCTCTACCGGGGTCGCCTACTTGGGGTACTCGGACTTTCTCGAAGAAGTGCGCGGCAAGCGCATCAAAAGCGCCGTCATTCAGGAAGGTGCTTCCGGCACAGAAATTCTGGCCGTAACCAGCGACGATCGCAAGATTCGCACCATGGCGACATACCTCGATCGGGGTTTGGTCGGGGATCTGATCGCCAATGACGTGCGCTTCGACGTGCGAGCGCGAGAGGAAGGTTCCCTGCTCGTCACCCTGCTGATCAGTTGGGGCCCGATGCTCCTGCTCATCGGCGTGTGGGTCTACTTCATGCGGCAGATGCAGGGAGGCGGCAAGGGTGGCGCCTTTGGCTTTGGCAAAAGCAAAGCCCGGTTGCTCGACGAAAACGCCAACCAGGTCACATTCGCCGATGTCGCGGGCTGCGACGAAGCCAAGGAGGAAGTCAAGGAAGTCGTCGACTTCCTCAAAGACCCTTCCAAATTCACGCAACTGGGTGGGCGCGTCCCCCGTGGCGTATTGCTCGTTGGCCCACCGGGCACAGGCAAGACCTTGCTGGCCAAATCCATCGCTGGGGAAGCCAAAGTGCCGTTCTTCAGCATTTCCGGGTCGGATTTCGTCGAAATGTTCGTCGGCGTCGGGGCATCCCGGGTGCGGGACATGTTCGACAACGCCAAGAAGCACAAGTCCTGCATCATCTTCATTGATGAGATTGATGCGGTGGGCCGCCAACGTGGCGCAGGGTTGGGTGGGGGCAACGACGAGCGCGAACAAACCCTCAACCAGATGCTCGTGGAAATGGACGGCTTCGACACCAACGCCGGGGTCATCGTCATGGCCGCGACGAACCGCCCGGATATTCTGGACTCCGCCCTGCTGCGTCCAGGGCGCTTCGACAGACAGGTGTATGTGACCTTGCCGGACATTCGCGGCCGCGAGCAGATCCTCAACGTCCACATGCGCAAGCTGCCCCTCCATGCCAACGTCGATGCCACGATCATCGCTCGCGGCACCCCGGGGATGAGCGGCGCCGATCTGGCCAACCTCTGCAACGAGGCCGCGCTAATGGCCGCCCGCCGCAATGCCCGCACGGTGGAAATGCAGGATTTCGAGAAAGCCAAGGACAAGATCCTGATGGGCCCCGAACGCAAAAGCATGGTCATGCCCGAAGAAGAACGCCGCAGCACGGCATACCACGAATCCGGCCATGCACTCATCGGCAAGCTGCTGCCCAAATGCGACCCCGTCCACAAAGTCACCATCATCCCCCGTGGCAGGGCGCTCGGAGTGACGATGAGCTTGCCCGCGCAGGATCGTTACAGCTACGACAAGGAATACATGCTCAACCAAATCAGCATGTTGTTTGGCGGGCGCATCGCCGAAGAGGTATTCATGCACCAGATGACGACGGGGGCGAGCAACGACTTTGAACGCGCCACGCAAATCGCCCGCGACATGGTCATGCGCTACGGCATGTCCGAAGCGTTGGGGCCGATGGTGTATGCAGAAAACGAGGGGGAAGTCTTTCTGGGCAGGTCTGTCACCAAGACCACCCACATGAGCGAAGAAACGATGCAGAAGGTGGATGCCGAGGTTCGTCGCATCATCGACACGCAGTACGCACTGGCCAGGAAGCTGATCGAGGACAACGATTCCAAGATGCACGCAATGGCCAAGGCCTTGCTCGAATGGGAAACGATCGACAGCGACCAGATCAATGACATCATGGCCGGCAAGGAACCCCGCCCCCCTCGCGAAACCGCTCCCTCTGGCGATACCCCTTGTCCTGATCGCCCAGAAGGTGGGGATGCCCTGCCTGCCGATTC
- the rsmD gene encoding 16S rRNA (guanine(966)-N(2))-methyltransferase RsmD, which produces MSGSSSTERLSVQPLVRPTAPHTVRLIGGAFRGRKLPVLDAPGLRPTPNRVRETLFNWLGQDLRGRRCIDAFAGTGALGFEAASRGAVAVAMVDRNPAVVARLRAACKALGAGQVQVQCGDAMAALQRCAAGSMDVVFLDPPFQEDVAMADLLRWAARAIGPHGCVYLESGQPWEPKALHPLRLHRHTRAGAVHAHLLVPGADGAASLVDGNAHVSATVCAHVGMEGRKNG; this is translated from the coding sequence ATGAGCGGTTCATCGTCTACGGAACGACTTTCGGTGCAGCCCCTGGTGCGGCCTACAGCGCCTCACACGGTGCGCCTGATTGGAGGCGCATTCCGTGGCAGAAAGTTGCCGGTGCTTGATGCACCCGGCTTGCGCCCCACGCCGAATCGGGTACGGGAGACGCTCTTCAATTGGCTGGGGCAAGATTTGCGTGGACGGCGCTGTATCGATGCGTTCGCCGGTACCGGCGCCCTGGGTTTCGAGGCTGCGTCGCGCGGGGCTGTTGCGGTGGCCATGGTGGATCGCAATCCCGCCGTCGTTGCGCGGTTGCGTGCAGCATGCAAAGCCTTGGGGGCAGGGCAGGTTCAAGTGCAGTGCGGTGATGCCATGGCTGCCTTGCAGCGTTGCGCAGCGGGGAGCATGGATGTCGTCTTTCTCGACCCTCCTTTTCAGGAAGACGTAGCAATGGCGGACCTTTTGCGGTGGGCGGCGCGAGCTATTGGCCCCCATGGCTGCGTCTATCTGGAGTCCGGCCAGCCTTGGGAACCAAAGGCATTGCATCCCTTGCGCCTGCATCGCCACACCCGCGCTGGCGCTGTCCATGCGCATTTGCTGGTGCCTGGGGCTGATGGGGCTGCTTCGCTGGTGGATGGGAATGCGCACGTCAGTGCGACTGTGTGCGCGCATGTCGGCATGGAAGGACGCAAGAATGGCTGA